Proteins found in one Sorghum bicolor cultivar BTx623 chromosome 1, Sorghum_bicolor_NCBIv3, whole genome shotgun sequence genomic segment:
- the LOC8067424 gene encoding vacuolar protein sorting-associated protein 2 homolog 3: MNPFAKKPTPREVMRSSKRDLTNATRGIERDIASLQQEEKKLVAEIKRTAKTGNEAATKILARQLIRLRQQISNLQGSRAQIRGIATHTQAMHANTSVATGLQSASKAMGALNKQMEPTKQMKIMKEFQKQSAQMDMTNEMMSDSIDDVLDDDQAEEETEELANQVLDEIGVDIASQLSSAPKGKIAGKKVQVDESSELEELEKRLAALKNP, translated from the exons ATGAATCCCTTCGCGAAGAAACCAACTCCGCGAG AGGTGATGCGGAGCAGCAAGCGGGACCTGACGAATGCTACGCGAG GGATCGAGAGGGACATTGCGTCATTACAGCAAGAG GAGAAGAAACTCGTTGCTGAAATTAAAAGGACAGCAAAAACTGGCAATGAG GCAGCAACAAAAATTCTAGCCCGTCAGCTGATCAGGTTAAGGCAGCAGATTTCTAATTTGCAAGGTAGCCGAGCTCAGATTCGGGGGATTGCGACACATACTCAG GCAATGCATGCCAACACTTCTGTGGCTACTGGTTTACAAAGTGCAAGCAAAGCAATGGGAGCTTTGAATAAG CAAATGGAACCTACCAAGCAGATGAAAATAATGAAAGAATTCCAAAAGCAGTCAGCACAAATGGATATGACT AATGAGATGATGTCTGATTCAATTGATGATGTCTTAGATGATGACCAGGCCGAGGAAGAAACTGAAGAACTTGCTAATCAG GTTCTGGATGAGAttggtgtagacattgcctcacAG TTGTCATCGGCTCCCAAAGGAAAAATTGCTGGAAAGAAGGTTCAGGTTGATGAAAG TTCGGAGTTGGAGGAACTAGAGAAGAGACTGGCTGCTCTCAAAAATCCATAA
- the LOC8070490 gene encoding casein kinase 1 isoform X1 → MEHVIGGKYKLGRKIGSGSFGELYLGVNIQNGEEVGIKLEPVKTKHPQLHYESKVYMLLQGGNGIPHLKWYGVEGEYNVMVIDLLGPSLEDLFNCCNRKFSMKTVLMLADQLINRVEYMHSKGFIHRDIKPDNFLMGLGRKANQVYIIDYGLAKKYKDLQTHKHIPYRENKNLTGTARYASVNTHLGIEQSRRDDLESVGYLLLYFLRGSLPWQGLKAGTKKQKYDKISEKKMLTSAEVLCKSYPSEFISYFHYCRSLRFEDRPDYSFLKKLFRDVFIREGYQFDYVFDWTALKYPQMGSNNKLVQQPSARMAGVGPSVERTDKASVAVLPVGQEIRERFTGAVEAFARRNPGSGRHGDHSRHKSLADSFGTSNEAVAADSEKTRILSRGGSSSKMPAANSSGRPTSSGDCSDQNRRWVSGSSGGSGRPSTAQRLHHSGGAENSRSSPRSPVARNAAGRGGSGSRDNTTFRSLERLSITTSRRK, encoded by the exons ATGGAGCATGTGATTGGAGGGAAGTATAAGCTTGGGAGGAAGATTGGGAGCGGATCCTTCGGGGAGCTATATCTCG GTGTTAATATACAGAATGGAGAGGAAGTAGGAATAAAGTTG GAGCCTGTGAAAACAAAACATCCACAGCTGCACTATGAATCTAAAGTTTATATGCTACTGCAGGGTGGAA ACGGTATCCCACACCTCAAGTGGTATGGTGTCGAAGGGGAGTACAATGTTATGGTGATTGATCTTCTTGGCCCAAGTTTGGAAGATTTGTTTAATTGCTGCAACAGGAAATTTTCTATGAAAACAGTGCTTATGCTTGCTGATCAACTG atAAACCGAGTGGAATACATGCATTCCAAGGGATTTATTCACCGTGACATCAAGCCAGACAACTTCCTTATGGGCTTAGGTCGGAAAGCTAATCAG GTCTATATCATTGATTATGGCCTTGCTAAGAAATACAAGGACCTTCAGACTCATAAACACATCCCATACAG AGAGAACAAAAATCTGACTGGAACAGCACGCTATGCTAGTGTGAATACTCATCTTGGAATAG AACAAAGCAGGAGAGATGATCTGGAGTCTGTTGGCTATCTTCTGCTATATTTTTTAAGAGGAAG CCTCCCATGGCAGGGTCTTAAAGCTGGCACTAAGAAACAAAAGTATGACAAAATTAGTGAAAAGAAAATGCTTACCTCAGCAGAG GTCCTGTGCAAATCTTACCCATCGGAATTCATCTCATATTTCCACTATTGTCGCTCCCTGCGATTTGAAGACAGGCCAGATTACTCTTTTCTGAAGAAACTCTTTCGTGATGTATTTATCCGGGAAG GATACCAATTTGATTATGTATTTGACTGGACTGCACTCAAGTACCCTCAAATGGGTTCCAACAACAAGCTTGTTCAA CAACCAAGTGCAAGAATGGCTGGAGTTGGACCATCAGTTGAGAGAACAGACAAAGCTTCTG TTGCGGTTTTGCCAGTGGGACAAGAGATCCGGGAAAGATTCACTGGTGCTGTTGAGGCATTCGCCAGAAGAAATCCAGGCTCTGGCCGCCATGGAGATCATTCCAGGCACAAAAGCCTTGCAGATTCCTTTGGAACATCCAACGAAGCA GTCGCTGCCGACTCAGAGAAAACGCGCATCTTGTCCCGGGGAGGGAGCTCGTCGAAAATGCCCGCGGCTAATTCGTCCGGCCGGCCGACCTCTTCGGGGGACTGCAGTGACCAGAACCGCCGGTGGGTCTCTGGCAGCAGTGGCGGCAGCGGGCGCCCGTCCACCGCGCAGAGGCTCCACCACTCGGGAGGCGCCGAGAACAGCAGGTCGTCCCCGCGCTCTCCCGTGGCCCGGAACGCGGCTGGGAGAGGAGGCTCCGGCTCGCGGGACAACACGACGTTCCGGAGCCTCGAGCGCCTCTCCATCACCACCAGCAGGAGGAAGTGA
- the LOC8070490 gene encoding casein kinase 1 isoform X2 — protein sequence MEHVIGGKYKLGRKIGSGSFGELYLGVNIQNGEEVGIKLEPVKTKHPQLHYESKVYMLLQGGNGIPHLKWYGVEGEYNVMVIDLLGPSLEDLFNCCNRKFSMKTVLMLADQLINRVEYMHSKGFIHRDIKPDNFLMGLGRKANQVYIIDYGLAKKYKDLQTHKHIPYRENKNLTGTARYASVNTHLGIEQSRRDDLESVGYLLLYFLRGSLPWQGLKAGTKKQKYDKISEKKMLTSAEVLCKSYPSEFISYFHYCRSLRFEDRPDYSFLKKLFRDVFIREGYQFDYVFDWTALKYPQMGSNNKLVQQPSARMAGVGPSVERTDKASVGQEIRERFTGAVEAFARRNPGSGRHGDHSRHKSLADSFGTSNEAVAADSEKTRILSRGGSSSKMPAANSSGRPTSSGDCSDQNRRWVSGSSGGSGRPSTAQRLHHSGGAENSRSSPRSPVARNAAGRGGSGSRDNTTFRSLERLSITTSRRK from the exons ATGGAGCATGTGATTGGAGGGAAGTATAAGCTTGGGAGGAAGATTGGGAGCGGATCCTTCGGGGAGCTATATCTCG GTGTTAATATACAGAATGGAGAGGAAGTAGGAATAAAGTTG GAGCCTGTGAAAACAAAACATCCACAGCTGCACTATGAATCTAAAGTTTATATGCTACTGCAGGGTGGAA ACGGTATCCCACACCTCAAGTGGTATGGTGTCGAAGGGGAGTACAATGTTATGGTGATTGATCTTCTTGGCCCAAGTTTGGAAGATTTGTTTAATTGCTGCAACAGGAAATTTTCTATGAAAACAGTGCTTATGCTTGCTGATCAACTG atAAACCGAGTGGAATACATGCATTCCAAGGGATTTATTCACCGTGACATCAAGCCAGACAACTTCCTTATGGGCTTAGGTCGGAAAGCTAATCAG GTCTATATCATTGATTATGGCCTTGCTAAGAAATACAAGGACCTTCAGACTCATAAACACATCCCATACAG AGAGAACAAAAATCTGACTGGAACAGCACGCTATGCTAGTGTGAATACTCATCTTGGAATAG AACAAAGCAGGAGAGATGATCTGGAGTCTGTTGGCTATCTTCTGCTATATTTTTTAAGAGGAAG CCTCCCATGGCAGGGTCTTAAAGCTGGCACTAAGAAACAAAAGTATGACAAAATTAGTGAAAAGAAAATGCTTACCTCAGCAGAG GTCCTGTGCAAATCTTACCCATCGGAATTCATCTCATATTTCCACTATTGTCGCTCCCTGCGATTTGAAGACAGGCCAGATTACTCTTTTCTGAAGAAACTCTTTCGTGATGTATTTATCCGGGAAG GATACCAATTTGATTATGTATTTGACTGGACTGCACTCAAGTACCCTCAAATGGGTTCCAACAACAAGCTTGTTCAA CAACCAAGTGCAAGAATGGCTGGAGTTGGACCATCAGTTGAGAGAACAGACAAAGCTTCTG TGGGACAAGAGATCCGGGAAAGATTCACTGGTGCTGTTGAGGCATTCGCCAGAAGAAATCCAGGCTCTGGCCGCCATGGAGATCATTCCAGGCACAAAAGCCTTGCAGATTCCTTTGGAACATCCAACGAAGCA GTCGCTGCCGACTCAGAGAAAACGCGCATCTTGTCCCGGGGAGGGAGCTCGTCGAAAATGCCCGCGGCTAATTCGTCCGGCCGGCCGACCTCTTCGGGGGACTGCAGTGACCAGAACCGCCGGTGGGTCTCTGGCAGCAGTGGCGGCAGCGGGCGCCCGTCCACCGCGCAGAGGCTCCACCACTCGGGAGGCGCCGAGAACAGCAGGTCGTCCCCGCGCTCTCCCGTGGCCCGGAACGCGGCTGGGAGAGGAGGCTCCGGCTCGCGGGACAACACGACGTTCCGGAGCCTCGAGCGCCTCTCCATCACCACCAGCAGGAGGAAGTGA
- the LOC8067426 gene encoding serine/threonine-protein kinase tricorner has protein sequence MDSARSWFTKLQTREKSIGKKKELPPNGKESGDDAPSSATKQRVAAAKQYIEKHYKEQMKQVQDRKERRCSLEKKLADADVSEEEVHNILKQFEKKETEYMRLQRHKMSVEDFDLLTMIGKGAFGEVRVCREKTTGNVYAMKKLKKSEMLRRGQVEHVRAERNLLAEVDHHCIVKLYCSFQDSEYLYLIMEYLPGGDMMTLLMRKDTLTEDEARFYVGETVLAIEAIHRHNYIHRDIKPDNLLLDKYGHLRLSDFGLCKPLDYSNFPDLNEKDVTPTKSSSVHGDGKQQSMPKRSQQEQLEHWQKNRRTLAYSTVGTPDYIAPEVLLKKGYGMECDWWSLGAIMYEMLVGYPPFYSDEPMTTCRKIVNWRTHLKFPEEARLTADAKDLISKLLCNVDQRLGTKGAEEIKGHPWFSGLEWDKLYEIEAAYLPQVTDELDTQNFEKFEESSDSVQCSAKTGPWRKMLSSKDLNFVGYTYKNFELVNDHDVPGMAELKKKEKAKRPSVKYLFDSPQGEGEEAHQPEDETASAEGSARKPAEPELTRSLSSPST, from the exons ATGGATTCAGCGAGGAGCTGGTTCACCAAGCTCCAAACGCGGGAGAAATCCATTGGAAAGAAGAAGGAATTGCCTCCCAATGGCAAGGAATCCGGCGATGATGCGCCATCGAGTGCAACCAAGCAGAGGGTTGCGGCGGCCAAGCAGTACATTGAGAAACACTACAAGGAGCAAATGAAGCAAGTGCAGGACAGGAAAGAAAG ACGGTGTAGTCTAGAAAAGAAATTAGCAGACGCTGATGTGTCCGAAGAGGAGGTTCACAACATCCTGAAGCAGTTTGAGAAGAAAGAGACGGAGTACATGCGCTTGCAAAGGCATAAAATGAGCGTCGAGGATTTTGACTTGCTAACGATGATAGGCAAGGGAGCATTTGGTGAG GTCAGAGTCTGCAGAGAGAAGACCACAGGAAATGTCTATGCGATGAAGAAGCTTAAAAAGTCTGAAATGCTTCGTCGAGGTCAG GTTGAGCATGTTAGAGCTGAAAGGAATCTTCTTGCAGAAGTGGATCACCACTGCATTGTCAAACTATATTGCTCATTCCAGGACAGTGAGTACCTGTACCTGATCATGGAATACCTCCCAGGAGGCGACATGATGACGCTTCTCATGAGGAAAGACACATTGACTGAAGATGAGGCCAGGTTCTACGTTGGTGAGACGGTTCTTGCGATTGAAGCGATCCACAGGCACAACTACATCCACAG AGATATCAAGCCTGATAACCTGCTACTGGATAAGTATGGTCACTTGAGATTGTCAGATTTTGGATTGTGTAAGCCGTTAGACTATTCCAACTTCCCAGACCTGAACGAAAAGGACGTTACGCCTACGAAATCATCGTCGGTGCATGGGGATGGGAAGCAGCAGTCGATGCCAAAGCGCTCACAGCAAGAACAGTTGGAGCACTGGCAGAAGAATAGAAGAACTTTG GCTTACTCAACTGTTGGAACACCAGACTACATCGCTCCAGAAGTTCTTCTGAAGAAGGGCTATGGGATGGAATGTGATTG GTGGTCCCTTGGTGCGATTATGTACGAAATGCTAGTGGGTTATCCTCCATTTTATTCAGATGAGCCTATGACAACCTGTAGAAAG ATAGTAAATTGGAGAACACATTTGAAATTTCCTGAAGAAGCGAGGCTAACAGCAGATGCGAAAGATCTCATAAGTAAACTACTTTGTAATGTCGACCAACGCCTCGGGACAAAAGGCGCAGAAGAAATAAAG GGGCACCCCTGGTTCAGTGGATTAGAATGGGATAAGCTATATGAAATAGAAGCTGCGTATCTGCCTCAAGTCACAGACGAGTTGGACACTCAGAACTTTGAGAAATTTGAAGAG TCCTCAGATAGTGTTCAGTGTTCAGCAAAGACGGGCCCTTGGAGAAAG ATGCTTTCTTCAAAGGATCTGAATTTTGTGGGTTACACCTACAAGAACTTTGAACTTGTGAACGATCACGATGTCCCCGGCATGG CTGagctgaagaagaaggagaaggcaaAGCGACCAAGCGTCAAATATCTCTTCG ATTCACCtcaaggagagggagaggaggcGCATCAGCCTGAAGACGAAACAGCCTCCGCCGAAGGAAGCGCCCGGAAACCAGCAGAGCCTGAACTGACCAGAAGCCTCAGCTCGCCATCCACATGA